The DNA region GTGATCGAATCCACACTGACCACATCAATCTTGCCCGCCCAGCGCAGTGCGTCCGGGTGGTCGTCAAATGCGATATTGGCTCGCGTTGCTCTGCCACCTAGACGTTTCAGCATCGAGATTTGTAACCGTGATGGCTGATAGTCATTTGCCTTTAACCAAGCCTGTGCAGCGTGTCGATTCTGGACGGGAGGATCATCTGCCAGCGCCGCGGCCAGCGTCTCGATGACCCAACCGTTACTATTCTGATATTTGGTCGAAAAAGGGTAGGCCAGCATATTGTAGGCTGGCTCATGTAGCCGGGTTGCGCCAGTATTGGTCAATAGCGGCTTGAGTCGTGCTTGTGTGTCGCGAGGCAGCAGGTAGATCCCGGCATCGTACCGATACAGATCATCCGCAAAAAAATTGGCCAAACCTTGAATGAAAATACCGGATCGAGCCGAATTGCATTCATTCAGTTCATGCACCACAGTCCAAGGCCCAGATGGGTGCTCACGTATGATCAAGCCAGCATGGGAATAGGTCAGTCCATACGCGGACAAGTCCTGTCCTACTCGGGCGAGCAGTGCTACTTGTTCATCAGTCTTGTCCAGCCATTGCTTGACCTGATCCGCCAAGGCAAAGGCTTGTGCCATGTTGGTGGAATGGGGTAGCTTGCTGCAACTTTGCCCAGCCTGCACCGGTAGGCTGACCAGCAGTATTGTGCAGCAGGTTACGCAGGCCTGCTTCACTGGCTGACCTTTTCGCTGCGATATAACGCAGCCCCTTTTTCATTCGGCACGAACAGATCCGGGCCATCCTCCGCAAACTGCACCCGAACGCCAGTATCCTGACGAGCCAAGTTCATTTGCTGCTCTGGTTTGATCGTTTTGTCACCCAGCGCTTCTTTTGGAAAGGTCAGTTTGACCGGCTCTGCCTGCTTATCCGCTTGCACGGCGACATGTACTTCGTTTTTGTTGGGTTTGGCCTCAATAACTTTGGAGTGATTTGGGGCGCGTTCAAGGTTTTCCGATAATGTGACCCAGCCATACCAGCTCAACAGGATTGATACGGCAGATACAGCCGAGGGGAAAAATGAAATGTCTTCTGCATCGCCCGCCCAGGTAATGGGCGATATAGTCAGCGTGCTCAAGAGCACAATACTCAGCATGGTATGCTTGAACATGATGAACCGCCAAGATTCACAAATTAAGTCAGGGCGTTGAACAGCCCATTCCCCATCGTTTTTAGCTGACCCAAACCGTCACACAAGCCGTCCGCATAGGGGGGTGATCAGGTTTTCCCAAAATGCCCCGCTGTGGCGATCAAGCTGGCCCCACAACTGGTCTTGTGGCCTTCATACGCAACCGGAATGCCATCAATCGTATGCTGTGAGTCACCTTCAACAATCGTACAGTTATTGTGACCAGGAATGGGGCAACTGCAGACATCACCCACACAAGCCAGCGGGATGGCATCCAGTGTGACATGCGTGGCACGTACACTGATGACATTACCGCCATGGCTGTGGGGATCTCCTAAACGGATGACTTTGCGCATGCTGGCATTACTTACCGATTAATTGTAGTTGGCTGGATCAATTGCCAACGAACCTTTATGCCGCCACGGATAATCCCCCTGTGACTTGCGCTTGGCCTCGGGTGGTGGCGTAATCATGACGATGCTGGCTTCCTTATCGTCACGCAGATTGATCGCGGCGCTGGTACCACCTTCGTAATAGCTGCCCATGGTGCCAATCGCCATCTGCATGAACAGGGTGGCGGGGCCGGTGTTGCCCAGGCGTTTATCGGTGTCGATGAATTGCGTGGCTTTGGCGGGGTCGTAAGCCGGGCCACCCTGTTCATGGTATTGATTCAGGGCGCCATGAAGGGTCAGCAGTTTTTCTGTATCGCCACCAGTGGCAATGACCACCCTGGCCGGGCCGACCTGTCGATCCGTTTCCGGCAGCGTTTGCAGTGCCTGCTGCCAGCCTTGGCTCAAGGCTTTGGTACGGTCATCACGACGGATGAGGGGCTTGCCGTCGTCGTCGGTCAATTTGACCCAGGTGGGGCGGTGCAGGTAACCCAAAGTGGGGCGGCTGTCGAAGGCTTCCAACTGTTCCTTGTTCCACGGGATGGGGAACCATGGTGTCGGTTGCCAGCCGTTGGGGATACGTGGTTTGAGCGGATTCAGCATCGAAACAACATTACCGGTGACACTGGGGCGTTTGGCGAAGATGGCGCCAGCGCGCAGCCATTCGTCGGCACGGAGGTCGCGTTTGGCAAAGTCTTTGATGCCGCTGCTTTCGTCACGGCTGAGCGGACGGGAGGCGACTTCCTCCAGCGTCATGGTCTTTTTGGCGTTCCCGGCCTTGCGGGGGTTGGGTAGGGCGTAGGAAAGGTGAAGGTGCATTTCCCACAATTCACGGGCGATGCCGCCCTTGTTGGGCGGATCATCGAAGGCAAAGCGGCGCAAGGGTTCGGCGCGTTCGCGGCGGGCAAGCACGAACAGGGCGGTGGAGTCAGCCAGTTCAGGGGTGTAGCGGCCGGTGCGAAGCATGGGCTGGGTGCCAGGGACACGGAGCACATCGCGCAAACGAGGGTTTTCTCGCGAGTCGACAATTATGAAAGGCACGTCTGGATTGGTATCAAAAAAGGCAAATACGTCGTCAAGCACGCGATCTGGATGTTCTCCTAGTCTTCTTCCGGATGGAATCGGAATGTGAAACATCATTCCAGTGTTTTCAACACTGCATGCTAAACCGCAGCGAGGTGAGTTGGGTTCATCATCAGGAATACTTGGATTATGAGAGGTTGCTTCTGCACTGAAAACTGGAATTCCCCAGTATGTGGGTAGATACTTAGCGCCATTTTCCAACGCATCCAGTGCGCGCCCTCCACTTCTGCCAATCTTGTCCGTATCCATCCACTCCTGCTTCTTCGGGTCCATATCGCGAATCAACGTGAACGCATTACCCTTGCGCAGTGCCTCCCACAACATACGCTGCCTAAACTTGTCGTAAGTGACCCCCACACCAATGATCTCCAATACATAGTCGCGACTTTGCGGATCGGCTTGGGC from Chitinivorax sp. B includes:
- a CDS encoding PAAR domain-containing protein, which produces MRKVIRLGDPHSHGGNVISVRATHVTLDAIPLACVGDVCSCPIPGHNNCTIVEGDSQHTIDGIPVAYEGHKTSCGASLIATAGHFGKT
- a CDS encoding DUF2145 domain-containing protein, which translates into the protein MKQACVTCCTILLVSLPVQAGQSCSKLPHSTNMAQAFALADQVKQWLDKTDEQVALLARVGQDLSAYGLTYSHAGLIIREHPSGPWTVVHELNECNSARSGIFIQGLANFFADDLYRYDAGIYLLPRDTQARLKPLLTNTGATRLHEPAYNMLAYPFSTKYQNSNGWVIETLAAALADDPPVQNRHAAQAWLKANDYQPSRLQISMLKRLGGRATRANIAFDDHPDALRWAGKIDVVSVDSITHFLNRFYQAKGQRLLEHTLSLSPAIVQR
- a CDS encoding DUF2875 family protein; protein product: MSKPAFRPYLVWSLLASLLIVPAWLALMMFTFPLDPETSMINRILLGLVLPFTLTVLAGCARYAQVVNAPATATQAANPAQADPQSRDYVLEIIGVGVTYDKFRQRMLWEALRKGNAFTLIRDMDPKKQEWMDTDKIGRSGGRALDALENGAKYLPTYWGIPVFSAEATSHNPSIPDDEPNSPRCGLACSVENTGMMFHIPIPSGRRLGEHPDRVLDDVFAFFDTNPDVPFIIVDSRENPRLRDVLRVPGTQPMLRTGRYTPELADSTALFVLARRERAEPLRRFAFDDPPNKGGIARELWEMHLHLSYALPNPRKAGNAKKTMTLEEVASRPLSRDESSGIKDFAKRDLRADEWLRAGAIFAKRPSVTGNVVSMLNPLKPRIPNGWQPTPWFPIPWNKEQLEAFDSRPTLGYLHRPTWVKLTDDDGKPLIRRDDRTKALSQGWQQALQTLPETDRQVGPARVVIATGGDTEKLLTLHGALNQYHEQGGPAYDPAKATQFIDTDKRLGNTGPATLFMQMAIGTMGSYYEGGTSAAINLRDDKEASIVMITPPPEAKRKSQGDYPWRHKGSLAIDPANYN